The following is a genomic window from Eubalaena glacialis isolate mEubGla1 chromosome 18, mEubGla1.1.hap2.+ XY, whole genome shotgun sequence.
CTTTGTGTTGCAATCCATTCAGGATTGAACTGAGGTCCTGGGTTGCTGACAGTCTCCCCTTGTCTTCAGACTTCAGACAAACTAAGGAGTCTTTGTCAGTCcacaaaacccactgaattgtacaagATCCCTGTTTTTCAGGAGAAACAGTAGCAACAACATAGATTAAGGAATTGGCTCCTATCAGTTAGCACGTGGGGGCCAGACTGAATTGAGCAGGGCtggctggaggctggaaatccagcTGGATATTGCAACTCGGGGCCAGGATCTGTCGATTAGAACTGCAGGCTGGAAACGCAGTCTAGAGGCAGAATGGTTCGTGCTTTCGTCAAAAATCCTTGTTTTCCAAACAAGTTCCTGAAATGCTTTCCTCAAACAGGGCCCGCAGCCAGTTTTAACAATTTGGTTGATAATATAGGATAATTCTTCTTTTACCCAAAGAGTTGGTTTTCGCTGTCTACACGTATGTACATGTATTtggcaaaacacaaaaaaacaaaaaacaaacctggaTCCTACAGTACACACCACAGTGCCTATGTAGTACCTCCTTTTTTTCAGCCAAGAACTTTGCCCTTCTCCCTCAGGCCTTGTGAGTAAGAAAGTGTTTGCCATTTTAGCGATCAGTGACATTCCGAGCTGTAGCCGTAGACTTCTCCCAAGAAGAGTGGGGATTCCTGAACCCCGCTACAGAGAGAACTGTACACAGCTGTGATGTCAGAGACTTACCAGAACCTGGTCTGGCTGGGTAAGTGCGTCCAGCCCTTAATTCCGCATCTGTTTTCTGCTGTATCTTCCTCCTTCTGTTGGAAATCTCTGGGGGACTACAGTGgcctttacttcatttttttgttcCATGTTCCATGAAGAGTACAGTTAGAAATGGACAACTTCCTCTTTCCCATCCTTCAGAAACATTTAAACTTTGGCCattctttgttgtttgttttgttttttgttttctaggGTTTTTTGGGGCtgcgctgcacagcttgcaggatcttagttcccccaccaggaatcGAATCCATGccttctgcagtggaagcgcggagccctaaccactggactgccagggaattccctggccagtCTTACAAGGACTTTTATCCTGATTCCTGTGGTAGTGGCTGAATTCTTGGATAATGATGGCATGGCCAACTGCCATTTCTTTCTCTATCCAAAGGCATTTCCATTTCTGAGCCCGACGTAGCTTTCCTCTTGGAGCAAGGCACACAGCCAGCCCTGGGTGATGAGGGCCGAGGAGGCAAGATCTCCACAGGCAGGAGAGTAGGGAACCAAGCAGAGGGAAGGATGTACATGCAAAAAGCCAGCTGCTCCCTGAGGTGACTGCAGTTTTAAGGTGTTTGGACATCTCCCTTCAGAGGGTCTTTGGTTTGAGCTCCCCAGTAGATCCAACTTTCATCCTCAGTGGTCAACCTActctcatatcttttttttttttcatatcttttaaaataattacctcCAGCCTCCAAATGTGATTGTGTCCTGCCGACCCTCCCCCCCCACACCCATTTATCATCAGCTTTCCATCTTTACTCTCTGGATTGTTTTCACCACCTCATCCTTCATTCATTTCATAAGGCTGTTTTCTCAAAAACATTCCTCAAAGCTTCTGTTCTCTTTACCTTTCCAAAAAGTTCTTACTCTGTCCTCCaattaattgaataaatatatCCATCCAAGAGCTATTTCATTAACAAACATATTCAATCTCTAATTCTGGCCAAGAATATGGGTTTTCTAAGAGAATAGAACCCATCATGGAGTTTACTGTTTAACAAGGTGAATTAAGAGATGTTCTTagaacaggcacatgaaaagatgctcaacattgctaatcactAGagtgatgcaaattaaaactacaatgaggtatcacctcacaccggtcagaatggccatcatcaaaagtctacaaataacaaatgctggagagggtgtggagaagggaaccctcctacactgttggtgggaatgtaaattgatgcagccactaaggagaacggtatggaggttccttaaaaaactaaaaacagagttaccatatgatctagcaatcccactcctgggcatatatccagagaaaactataattcgaaaaggtacatgtacccctatgttcacagcagcactatttacagtagccaagacatggaagcaacctaaatgtccactgacagatgaatggataaagaagatgtggtatatatgtacaatggaatactactcaggcataaaaaagaatgaaataatgccatttgcagcaacatggatggacctacagattatcatactaagtgaagtaaatcagacaaagacaaatattatattatgacatatgtggaatctgcaaaatagtacaaatgaacttatttacaaaacacagaCATAAtacactcacagacataaaaaacaaactatggtaaCCAACgaggaaagcggcgggggggtgggggggcacggcatgagggataaattaggagtttgggttcaacagatacacactaccatatataaaatagataaacaacaaggtccttactttatagcatagggaactatattcaatatcttgtaatacctgtaatggaaaagaatgttttaaaagaatacagatatatacatatatatgtataactgaatcactttgttgcatacctgaaactcacacaatattgtaaatcaacaatatttcaatttaaaaaaaaagagagagatgttcTTAGATACCCTTGGCAAATTAGGATCCATGATTGGAGAATTTCAAACAGGGTGACCACTGCACACGCACCAGAGCAGCCAAGGATCAACACGTCCATGGTGGATGGTGCAGGGGTCTGGCCACCTGTGTGTGCGGCTCACCCATACTGTGTAGATCTGTTCAAGCCCAGTCCTGGGTGCATCTCTCGCATCTCATGGAAGATTGCTGCTGGGCCCACCCCACCTGAGAGCTGGTGGTGTGGACAGTACCCAGCTTGCATGGGCAGTTTGGGCCACGTGAACTCTTGATGTCTATCTTAGTCTGCTCGAGCTGCTATAATGGaaataccacagaccaggtggcttaaacaacaaacctttacattcacagttctggaggctgggaagtgcaAAATGAAGGTGCTGCCAGATTTGATGTCttgtgagggcccacttcctggttcacagatgacCATCTTCTCACTGTACCCTCAGGCGGTGGAAGGGGTCCCTTTtatgaggacactaatcccattcatgagagatCAACTTAAATAGCTACTTTAACTGGATAtttattaatcaactatacttcagtttttaaaatttaaaagttaaaatataaaatgcatttcaaattaaaaataataataatatatggtggtgatggttgcacaacattagaatgtacttaataccactgaattgtacacttaaaattggttaacatggtaaattttatgttttgtgtatttttccacaataaaacaatttttaattataaaaaaataaaaataagaataagaataaatgggtatttgtttccagctttttctGTGAGTAGAGTATGACAATGAATGTCCTTGTACATATATCCTTAAGTACTAGAGCCTTTTTCTAAGGATAGATTCCCAGCAGTgggaatatatacatttatttatattaatatatttatgtattcgtTTTCAGAGAGCGAATCAACACGGGAGAGCAAGGAATTGTCTTtaaggaagagaataaaagaagaaacatacCAACATGAAACAGCGACGGAAAAAACAAGCAGCGgtgtagaaaatacagaaaaacctcCCGCACCGTGACGCACCTCATCGTCTGTCAGAAAATCCTTAGGGAAGAGAAACGCTGCCGGCGCCACGAGCGTGGGAAATCCTTCCGCCGATGCTCGACGCGCGTCCAGCATCCGAGGATCCACACGGGAGAGGGACCCTATCAGTGCGGCGAGTGCAGCAAAACCTTCCACCAGAGGGCCCACCTTACCCAGCACCAGCGCTTCCACACGGGCGAGAAGCCCTACGCCTGCGGACAGGGCAGACGGGCCTTCAGCCAGATGACCCACCTGTCTCAGCATCAGAGCACCCACGACAGAGGCGGCGAGTGCGGGAAGGCCTTCAGGCGCCCCTTGGCCCTGGTCGACCAGCAGAGAATCCACAGCGGGGAGAAGCCCTACGAGTGGAAGGCCTGCGGCAGAGCCTTCACCCCGAGCGCCCAGCTCATCAGGCACCGGAAGAGTCACTTTGGAGAAAAGCCCTACGGATGCAGCAAGTGTACGAAATCCTTCGTCCGTCCGTCTTCCCTGATGGAGCATCggagaattcacactggagaaaagccctATCAGTGTGAGGACTGTCAGAAGGCCTTCTGGCGCGTCGCGCAGCTAACTCAGCACAGGAGGGTTCCTACTGGTGAGAAGCCCTACGCGTGTGAGGACTGTGCACAGGGCCTTTACCTGGAGGTCCCCTTCCGTCCTTCACAGGAGCAGTCACACGGGAGAGACACTCTACGAATGTCGCGTGTGTGGGAAGACCTTCTGTAGCCACTCTTCGCTGGTTGAGCACGACAGGACTCACAGTGGAGTGAAGCCTTCTGGACGCCACACGTGTGGGAAGGCCTTTAACACCTCCTCCTCGACTCTGTCAGCATAAGAGAATTCATACCGGGGAAAAGCCCTTTGGTTGCCACGACTGTGGGACGTCCTTCAGCTGCACATCACACCTTACTCGACATCAGCGAATTCCTACAGCAGAATATTGACAAAAGCCAACGGGACTTGAAAATGTTACTATTCCGGTTATTTAAGCATCATTCCAGGTCTTGGGAACAAGCAGCCTCAATTGACTCTGACTCTCTAAAGCAGTTTATTCTCAAGGTCTCAAGAGCTCATTGAAAAATAGATaacccacaaggacctactgtatagcaccaggaactgtactcaatattttgtaataacctataagggaaaagaatctgaaaaagaatatatatatatatatatatatatatatatatatatatatatatatacacacacacatacatatacatatatgtatatatatatgtataagtgaatcactgaaactaacacaacattgtaaatcaactatacttaagtaaaaaataaattttaaaaaagcgcTAATTGAATGGATGGGATAGCAACGAACCCACTTCTgaaaagggagaggaagcaaGGCAAGTTAAGAACAGACCGTGAAACCATCATCCTGTGATCTGGAGAGCTCTGGCCTCCCGCTCCTACACAGATCCTACACTGCTGCCATCACTAATGAACAGCACTGCTGCACAAATGAAACTTTACTGGCCTTCAGTCTCCGTCACCTCACGTTTAACGCCCTGAAGTCAAGTTTAAAATGCAGGTGTCCTGACGGCCAAAGACGAGGCAAAGAGATCACCTCTTGGCTTTTGCTTCTAGTTCTGATGAGAGAGACATATGCTACCAAGTTCAAAAGCAATGGAGAACTCCCCTCAAatggcggggggggcggggcgggatgCGGCTTGGATGATGCACAGTGTGAAAAAACAAGCAGCCACGACTTAATGCTTTGCATCCTAAAAATGGCACCCAGGTTTGGTCCCACGTTTAGCTTTGAATTAGCCAACCAGCGTCCTTTCCTGAGTTTTCTTCCACACTTCCTACAACTGTTGTATTTTAAAGATCTCATCACTGCGTTTATCACCTTTGAACAAGAATCAAGAGACTGACACAAAGGAGCAGCACTAGGATATAAGGGGTATCGTAGATAGATGTTAGGGGATATTCCTAAACTGAGCACATAGgacttttttcttgatttttctcttcaacGCATATATAAAAGCATTGACAAAATGCATGCGCCAgtttagagaagaaaaacaaatacccacaTACTGACCAGTCAAGCCAAGATGGAGGATATCACCAGCACCTTCGAATCCATGGAGTGTTCTTGAAACGCAATTTCTTTCTCACCCTCAGTGCCTCAGGATAGCAGTTTACAAAGTCATGTTACAGTTCTTTGgcttttcattattgttttatcCCCTGTGGATGTAATCCTAAATGAAATGTCTATTTTCTCCTGGTTTTGAACTTTAAATAAAGGGAATTACACTGAATTCTTCCTGCAACTGAAACTGACCTTGAGATTCATGTACACGTTAAATGAGGTTTCCCTTTACCACAGTATAACCACACCGTACAAACACACCAGCACTTGTCTCTCCATCCCTTGGTTGATGAACACTTGCATGGGTGGTTTCTAAGTTTTTGCCGTTGCAAAAAGTCCGCAGAGAATCTCCTCCATGACTTCTGGCCCATTTACAAGACTTTCTCCAGGGGAGAGGTCTAGCTGTGGACTTCCAGATTCTGCACACATTCACTAAGAAGTTCTCCAGGTCCTTGTACCACTCTGTAGGTTATATTAATCCATAGCAAGATTTCCACAATGGAAACAGTTCCTAGAGCTGGATGCATTCTAACAAATCCACATGGCTTCAGATGACAGTTAAGGAGGCCTCGGTGAGACCCAACACTCACATTTTGTGGTTTGGTGCAAACTTTCCTTGTCCTCAGATACTTCTCAGGTGTTGCTTTAGGTGCCATTAAGATAGATAAATAAGTTACCACATACACCCCCAACCTTGTGATTTCAATATCATGATGCTGCCTTACTTTCTCTTGATGGCAAGACTCATCCAAATAGCAAGCAgtcatgtaatttaaattttgggCAAAGGGCAGAGAATTGGGTTTCACAGAGTTTAAATTGCACATACAACTCCAGAGTACAATGTACTGAGTGGTACAAGAAAATGAACCATGTCTAAGAAGGGAAAGGATTCACTACtgaatgattttgagattcagaAAAGTTCTCAGAGAAATGTTTCACGGCTAGgctttgaaaaataaacaggagTTTTCAGAGCAAGTTGAATAAGTGCATTCAAGTCAAGGGGAAAGGACTGCAAACTCAAGAAAATCAAGATACCTGAGTTTAGCTCCCCCAGAAATTGTAGGTTAAATTTAATCCTGTCAAGCCATGTGCCTTGCCCCACCATCTCTGCTTCACTTTTCTCTATGGCCCTTAGTTTGCTAATTTattatactacttttttttttttggccgcgccatgcggcttgtgggatcttagttccccgacgaaggatcaaacccaggccctcaacggtgaaagcacagagtcttaaccactggaccgccagggaattccctatatttatttttttaatgtgcgtCTTTCCAGTGCCAGAATGCAATCTCCATGAGGGAAAGAATTTTCTCCAGTCCCTAGAAAGGTGCCTTAGATGTTGTAGGTCATTAATAGATATTTATCAGTAAATCAGTGAATGCAGGGAGGGCCTTATTAATTCATTGACTTGAACTCGGGGTCTTAATGCAGTTCTGCTGAAGGAATCTCATAAGCCTTAGGGCTGTGATAACCCAAAATCAGACAGTGGTCCCATGGTTTGCCTAGCTACACTGATAATTAAATGTATACCCTTTCTGGGTGGCTTGTGTGATACTGAGGGcattaaatgaaaaagactgagaTTGTTATTGGAATAAGTACGTCTGTCAGGATTCAGGATCTAGAGAGCTTTCAACTACAATGTTTAACTGGTCTTTATCTGGAGGAACCCTGCCTCTCCTAGCCCATCCACTGCTTGCCTGACTGGTAACCAGAATCTGATTATAATACTGCCCAGAGTTTGAATCGTGGAAGGATAATAGGAAGATATGAAAGACACTCAGGAATCATTCAAAGCATTCACTAAGATTTCTCAACCTAGTCAAGGAAATGCTTGTGGATATGGAGTTTTGGAGGTACTTATCCAAACAAAGTAGACCAAAATTCTGCTTTAGCAAAATGTATTGACGTGGATTAAATCAGGAGAGGTTATTACAATTTCTGGAGTGACTGGCATAGACCTGTACTCAATAATCTATAGGATATTAAATGACATCTTCATGATGGAAATCCATTTGTACAGGACTTGAAAGTATTGGGTAAACTGCAGTGCCAGAGTGGATGACCCAGCCGAACTTCTGTGGACCTTTGCATGAAGCAACACCAGATTCTTTAAAAAGCTCTTTCTTGC
Proteins encoded in this region:
- the LOC133077793 gene encoding zinc finger protein 420-like encodes the protein MKRSVTFRAVAVDFSQEEWGFLNPATERTVHSCDVRDLPEPGLAGEEKRCRRHERGKSFRRCSTRVQHPRIHTGEGPYQCGECSKTFHQRAHLTQHQRFHTGEKPYACGQGRRAFSQMTHLSQHQSTHDRGGECGKAFRRPLALVDQQRIHSGEKPYEWKACGRAFTPSAQLIRHRKSHFGEKPYGCSKCTKSFVRPSSLMEHRRIHTGEKPYQCEDCQKAFWRVAQLTQHRRVPTGEKPYACEDCAQGLYLEVPFRPSQEQSHGRDTLRMSRHKRIHTGEKPFGCHDCGTSFSCTSHLTRHQRIPTAEY